The nucleotide sequence GTCCTTCCCGAAGCACGAACCGCCCCACCCGGCGCCCGCCCCCAGGTACCGAGCCCCGATCCGCCGGTCGAGCCCCACCGCCCGCATCACCTCGGTGACGTCCGCCCCGACCCGCTCCGCAATCCCGGCGATTTCGTTGGCGAAAGACACCTTCATGGCCAAAAACGTGTTGGCGGCATACTTGCACAGCTCGGCGCTCGTCGGCGTCATCGTGATGAAGACCGGAAGCCCCTGTCCGTCCGTTCTTGCCAGCCCCTTCGGCGGCGGGAAGCTCTGCTCCAGGATGGGCCGGTACAGCCGCTGCAGTCGCTCCACCGCCCCGCCGTCTTCCGCCCCCACGACGATCCGGTCGGGGTAGAAGGTGTCGTATAGGGCCGAGCCTTCCCGCAGGAACTCCGGGTTGGACGCCACCGCCACCTTCGCCCGCACGCCCCGCCGGGCCAGCCCCTCCCGGACGATGGCCTCCACGCGCCGCGCCGAACCCACAGGCACCGTCGACTTGTTGACCACCAGCGTGTCGGCGTCCTCCGGCAACTGTTCGGCCAGCGCCCGAGCCGCCTCCTCGACGTAGCGTAAATCGGCGTCGCCGTTTTGCTGGGGCGGCGTGCCCACGCAGATTAGGACCACGTCCGCCCCGGCTGTCTCCGGCCCAAGCGCCACGTCGAAGCGCATCCGCCGGCGCACCTCGGCAAAGAGCTCCGGCAGCCCCGGCTCGTGCAGCGGCGGCCTGCCCGCCAGCAGCGACTCGATGACCGATTCCTTCTTGTCGATGGCCGTGACCTCGTGGCCGACGTACGCAAGTGCTACTCCTGTCGTCAGTCCAACGTAGCCGGTTCCGATTATAGTCACCCTCATTGTAAACCCACCCATTTGATACCACGGCGCATAGCCCAGGCATCCACTACGGCTTGGACCGTTGACGCCGAGCCGCCAGCACCTCCTGATACACGGCCATCGTTTCATGATACATCCGTT is from Limnochorda sp. L945t and encodes:
- a CDS encoding UDP-glucose dehydrogenase family protein, whose product is MRVTIIGTGYVGLTTGVALAYVGHEVTAIDKKESVIESLLAGRPPLHEPGLPELFAEVRRRMRFDVALGPETAGADVVLICVGTPPQQNGDADLRYVEEAARALAEQLPEDADTLVVNKSTVPVGSARRVEAIVREGLARRGVRAKVAVASNPEFLREGSALYDTFYPDRIVVGAEDGGAVERLQRLYRPILEQSFPPPKGLARTDGQGLPVFITMTPTSAELCKYAANTFLAMKVSFANEIAGIAERVGADVTEVMRAVGLDRRIGARYLGAGAGWGGSCFGKDVRALLALGEQYGYEMPLAAGTLRVNERQRRVVVDKLQAALKVIRGSTVGLWGLTFKPNTDDLRDAPAVDVAKMLVGMGARVRAYDPVGMERARREHPDLGVEYAASPVEAAEAADAVVLMTEWDEFLHVDWQAVAAVMRGRVVVDGRNALDRAALERLGFRYWGIGR